CATATTCACCTTTGCGCATATCCCCGCCCGGCTCGGTTCGCGCGATGCGGCGGCGGTGGTGCGCGCGGTCGAGCCGGCGACCATGCTGGCGGCGCTGGCCGGGGCAACCGAACCGGCCGACCGGGCCGCGGCCGACTTCCTGCTCGACAACATCTCGAACCGGATGGCCGACAACCTGCGCGAGGAAATGGCCGAACGCGGCGCCGTTCCCGCCGCCGAGGCCGACGCCGCGATGACAGCGGTTGCGACCGCCATTCGCGGCCTGGCACGGGACGGGGCGATCACGCTGCGCCCGGAGGACGAAGACGCCCCCGCGTCATAACGCACGGCGGGCTGCGGGCAGGGTGCCCGGTTTCGCGCCGCAGGCCGGCGCGGGTGTCAGCCGCGCCGGCGCCGGCGGCGGCCCCCGGTGGCGCCCGCGTCTCCGCCCGCGTTGAACGCGGGCGACGGCAGCGTCACCACCTTGGCCAGTTCCGGGAACGGGTCGGTCTTGTGCGGGATCGCGTTGGCGGCGACGAAATGATCCTGGAACTTGGGCTCGATCGCGGTTTCGACCTTGGTGATGTCCCGCACCACCCGTTCGATCTCGGCGCGCGCGCCGATGTTGCACAGGGCGATCCGGGCGCCGGTTCCGGCCGCATTGCCGGCGCTGGTCACCTTGTCCAGCGGGGCATCTGGGATCATGCCCAGCACCATGGCGTGCCTGGTCGAGATATGGGCCCCGAAAGCCCCGGCCAGCACCACGCGATCCACCCTGTCGACATTCATGTTGTCCATCAGCAGCCGCGCCCCGGCATAGAGCGCGGATTTCGCGAGCTGGATGGCGCGGATATCGCCCTGGGTGACGGTAATGCGCGGCCCGCCCGTTTCGGTGGCGTCATGGATCAGGTAGGCGTGGGTCCGCCCCTCGGGCCGGCAGCGCCAGGTGCCGGTCTGTTCGGCCGAGCCGATCAGCCCGCTTTCGTCCAGCAATCCGGCCATGCGCATCTCGGCCACCGCCTCGATGATGCCCGACCCGCAGATGCCGGTGACGCCGGTGGTGGCGATGGCATCGTCGAAACCGGGCTCGTCGGACCAGAGCTCGGACCCGATCACGCGGAACCGCGGGGTCCGGGTGGCCGGGTCGATCTCGATCCGCTCGATCGCGCCGGGTGCCGCGCGCTGGCCGGAGGAGATCTGCGCGCCCTCGAAGGCCGGGCCGGTGGGCGACGAACAGGCCAGCACCCGGCTCTTGTCGCCCAGCAGCAGCTCGGCATTGGTGCCCACATCGACGATCAGCACCAGGTCATCGGATTTTCCCGGTTCCTCGCTCAGCGCCACGGCGGCGCAATCGGCGCCGACATGACCCGCGATGCAGGGCAGGATATAGGTGCGCGCGCGCGGGTTGATCGCGTCCAGCCCCAGGTCCCGCGCCGGCAGCGATAGGCTCTCGGAGGTGGCCAGCGCAAACGGGGCCTGGCCCAGTTCGACCGGATCGAACCCCAGCAGCAGGTGGTGCATGACCGGGTTGCAGACGAAAACCGTCTCGACGATCAGGGCCGGGTCGATATCGGCCTCGGCGGCGATCGACGCGGCGAGATCGTTCAGCGCGCCCCGGACCGCGGCGGTCATCTCGGCATCGCCGCCGGGGTTCATCATCGAATAGCTGACCCGGCTCATAAGGTCCTCGCCGAACCGGATCTGCGGGTTCATCAGCCCCGATGACGCCACCACCACGCCGGTGTCGAGATCGGTCAGATGCCCGGCGATGGTGGTCGAGCCG
This is a stretch of genomic DNA from Pukyongiella litopenaei. It encodes these proteins:
- a CDS encoding ASKHA domain-containing protein; the protein is MTTDPLVVFTPSGKRGRFPVGTPVLTAARQLGVDLDSVCGGRGICSKCQITPSHGEFPKHGITVREDALSDWNAVEQRYDDKRGLKPGRRLGCQATVQGDVVIDVPPESQVHRQVVRKAATARAITMDPATRLYFVEVDEPDMHSPTGDLERLARALKDQWDIDAVTADLSLLAKLQPVLRKGKWQVTVALYRDHHGGAARIVEIWPGLHESGLFGLAIDLGSTTIAGHLTDLDTGVVVASSGLMNPQIRFGEDLMSRVSYSMMNPGGDAEMTAAVRGALNDLAASIAAEADIDPALIVETVFVCNPVMHHLLLGFDPVELGQAPFALATSESLSLPARDLGLDAINPRARTYILPCIAGHVGADCAAVALSEEPGKSDDLVLIVDVGTNAELLLGDKSRVLACSSPTGPAFEGAQISSGQRAAPGAIERIEIDPATRTPRFRVIGSELWSDEPGFDDAIATTGVTGICGSGIIEAVAEMRMAGLLDESGLIGSAEQTGTWRCRPEGRTHAYLIHDATETGGPRITVTQGDIRAIQLAKSALYAGARLLMDNMNVDRVDRVVLAGAFGAHISTRHAMVLGMIPDAPLDKVTSAGNAAGTGARIALCNIGARAEIERVVRDITKVETAIEPKFQDHFVAANAIPHKTDPFPELAKVVTLPSPAFNAGGDAGATGGRRRRRRG